From the genome of Maribacter algicola, one region includes:
- the thrC gene encoding threonine synthase, translating to MKFYSLHKKAPDVSFKDAVINGIAPDKGLYFPESIEPLPISLFETIEDLSNQEIAFNAIHQFVSDEIPNDVLREILKNTLDFEFPVVEIDKNIATLELFHGPTMAFKDVGARFMAQCLGYFSKDENNEVTVLVATSGDTGGAVANGFLGVDGVKVVILYPSGKVSDIQERQLTTLGQNITALEVEGTFDDCQAMVKTAFLDEALLSNMKLTSANSINVARWLPQLFYFLFASKQTKSKGREIVFSVPSGNFGNLCAGLVAQKLGMPVKHFIASTNVNDTVPQFMKTQSYDPKPSTATISNAMDVGDPSNFVRIRHLFHDDFETIKSNLSSYSFTDTQTKKALLDIYKSSGYIADPHGAVGYLGLKKYQEKYPDTYGIFLETAHPVKFLDVVEETIGEKLPLPPQIQKVMGKDKKSIKIKTYSELSEFLLNH from the coding sequence TTGAAATTTTATAGTCTACATAAAAAAGCACCGGATGTTTCCTTTAAGGATGCTGTAATAAATGGCATAGCTCCAGACAAAGGACTTTACTTTCCTGAAAGTATTGAACCCCTGCCCATAAGCTTATTTGAAACTATCGAGGACTTGTCCAATCAGGAAATCGCATTTAATGCCATCCATCAATTCGTTAGTGATGAAATCCCGAACGATGTCCTCCGTGAGATTCTAAAGAATACGTTGGATTTTGAGTTTCCCGTCGTTGAAATCGATAAGAACATCGCTACCTTGGAACTTTTTCATGGGCCCACCATGGCCTTCAAGGATGTAGGTGCACGCTTCATGGCGCAATGTTTGGGCTACTTTTCTAAAGACGAAAATAATGAGGTCACCGTTTTGGTGGCCACCTCTGGAGATACGGGAGGTGCCGTAGCCAATGGATTTTTAGGGGTGGATGGTGTAAAGGTGGTGATCCTTTATCCAAGCGGAAAGGTGAGTGATATCCAGGAACGTCAATTGACCACCTTGGGGCAGAACATTACGGCCTTGGAAGTGGAAGGTACTTTTGACGATTGTCAGGCGATGGTCAAAACGGCGTTTCTAGATGAGGCACTTTTAAGTAACATGAAACTGACCTCGGCCAACTCGATCAATGTAGCCCGATGGCTTCCACAGTTATTTTACTTTCTGTTCGCCTCTAAACAAACAAAAAGCAAGGGAAGGGAAATTGTATTTTCAGTACCTTCCGGGAATTTTGGGAATTTATGTGCCGGTTTGGTAGCCCAAAAATTGGGAATGCCGGTGAAACATTTTATTGCTTCAACCAACGTGAATGATACCGTTCCTCAGTTCATGAAAACGCAAAGCTATGACCCTAAACCATCTACGGCGACCATCTCAAATGCGATGGATGTGGGCGACCCTAGCAATTTTGTGCGGATACGACATTTGTTCCATGATGACTTTGAAACCATAAAATCCAATCTTTCCTCCTACTCCTTTACGGATACTCAAACCAAAAAAGCACTTTTGGATATCTATAAATCTAGTGGATATATTGCCGACCCACATGGGGCCGTGGGCTATTTGGGATTAAAAAAGTATCAGGAAAAATATCCAGATACCTATGGCATCTTCTTGGAAACCGCCCACCCTGTAAAATTTTTGGATGTGGTGGAAGAAACCATCGGGGAAAAACTTCCTTTGCCTCCTCAAATTCAAAAGGTCATGGGCAAGGACAAAAAATCCATAAAAAT
- a CDS encoding homoserine kinase produces the protein MDEVKVFCPATIANVSCGFDVLGVALDSVGDEMVVRKIPKKGVFITKIEGQNLPLEAEKNVAGVAGFALLEKADYKGGFEIEINKKIKPGSGIGSSAASSTGAVWAMNHLLGNPFSKTDLVTFAMEGERLASDVAHADNVAPALFGNFTLVRSYTPLDIVPIKAPEELFATVIHPQIEIKTSDSRRILKTTLTMQTAIKQWGNLGGLIAGLLQNDYELIGRSLEDHIVEPIRSILIPGFDRVKKASLDAGALGAGISGSGPSIFALSRGRQNAEKVARAMKKVYETIGVEHDVHVSKINHEGVRII, from the coding sequence ATGGACGAAGTAAAGGTGTTCTGCCCGGCGACAATCGCTAATGTTTCCTGCGGATTCGATGTTCTTGGCGTTGCCTTGGATTCGGTGGGGGACGAAATGGTAGTACGAAAGATCCCTAAAAAAGGTGTTTTCATCACCAAGATAGAGGGACAGAATTTACCCCTAGAAGCAGAAAAAAATGTTGCTGGCGTTGCGGGATTTGCATTATTGGAAAAAGCCGATTACAAAGGAGGTTTTGAAATCGAAATAAATAAAAAAATAAAACCTGGAAGCGGCATAGGTAGTAGTGCGGCGAGCTCCACGGGAGCGGTTTGGGCCATGAACCATTTATTGGGAAACCCTTTTTCAAAAACGGATTTGGTCACCTTTGCCATGGAAGGGGAGCGCTTGGCAAGTGACGTTGCCCATGCGGACAATGTGGCCCCTGCCCTATTTGGGAATTTTACACTAGTACGAAGTTATACGCCTTTGGATATCGTACCCATTAAAGCACCCGAGGAATTATTTGCTACGGTAATCCATCCCCAAATCGAAATAAAAACATCCGACTCGCGAAGAATCCTAAAGACAACCTTAACCATGCAAACCGCTATCAAACAATGGGGGAATTTGGGGGGATTGATTGCTGGGCTTCTTCAAAATGACTACGAGTTGATAGGTCGTTCCTTGGAAGACCATATCGTTGAGCCCATCCGTTCTATCCTTATTCCCGGTTTTGATAGGGTCAAAAAAGCTTCCTTGGATGCAGGGGCACTAGGAGCGGGCATTTCGGGGTCGGGACCATCCATTTTCGCTTTGAGCCGGGGAAGACAAAATGCAGAAAAGGTAGCCCGCGCTATGAAAAAGGTTTATGAGACCATAGGAGTGGAACATGATGTCCATGTTTCCAAAATAAATCATGAAGGTGTTCGGATAATTTAA
- the thrA gene encoding bifunctional aspartate kinase/homoserine dehydrogenase I, with translation MKVLKFGGTSVANPENIIKIKNILLSYKGNIIVVVSAFGGVTDQLLQAGELAAKEQTGYKDILSEIEARHLDTVKELIPITAQSKVLSKVKSELNILETLLEGAYFIGEITPKLSDKIVSFGELLSSYIISEYLASEGLDAVYKDSRELIKTFKLAGKNVVDFTLTDANCKEYFKNSSASITVCPGFIATSKNNDITTLGRGGSDYTAAIYAAALEADILEIWTDVSGMYTANPKMVKQAKPITHISYEEAMELSHFGAKVLYPPTIQPVLSKGISILIKNTFKPDEAGTLITKSKNEGGKTVRGISHIANMALLSLEGPGMVGIPGISKRFFEVLSQANISVVLITQASSEHSICVGVSADDIEKSVEVVNEAFAYEIERGKIQEVIPEKGLAIVALVGDNMKSHQGLSGKMFSTLGKNNVNIRVIAQGASERNISCVINEKDVKKALNALHEEFFEENVKQLNLFVMGVGNVGAKFLNQIKSQEKYLKKNLKLNVRVVGISNSRTMHFDEKGIQLDTWQDTLSGGQKADKKLFIDKVRDLNLRNSIFVDNTASAEIAGTYPDFLSNSISVVTCNKIACSSEFTNYARLKSLAREYNAPFLFETNVGAGLPILDTLKNLIASGDKILKIQAVLSGSLNFVFNNFNDTNTFHDIVKKAQEEGYTEPDPKIDLSGIDVMRKILILARESGYVLEIDDIKNNSFLPKESLDTTNNDDFFTSLVKYESDFQKIYADAKAKNCKLKYVAQFENGKASVGLQEIPEGHDFYNLEGSDNIVLFFTERYRNLPLIIKGAGAGSDVTASGIFADIIRIGNF, from the coding sequence ATGAAAGTCTTAAAATTTGGTGGCACTTCGGTTGCCAACCCAGAAAACATTATAAAAATCAAAAACATCCTTTTATCCTATAAAGGGAATATAATTGTTGTGGTATCCGCCTTTGGCGGAGTGACGGACCAACTACTTCAAGCAGGTGAGTTGGCGGCCAAGGAACAGACTGGTTATAAAGATATACTGAGTGAAATCGAGGCCAGACATTTGGATACCGTAAAGGAACTGATTCCCATAACCGCCCAAAGCAAGGTGCTTAGCAAGGTAAAGTCTGAATTGAACATACTGGAAACCTTATTGGAAGGCGCCTATTTTATTGGTGAGATTACACCAAAGCTTTCCGATAAAATCGTAAGCTTTGGGGAACTGTTATCATCGTATATCATAAGCGAGTATTTGGCTTCGGAGGGTCTAGATGCCGTTTACAAGGACAGTCGGGAACTGATCAAAACCTTTAAGCTTGCCGGCAAAAATGTGGTGGACTTTACGTTGACCGATGCTAATTGCAAGGAATATTTCAAAAACAGTTCGGCTTCTATAACCGTTTGTCCGGGATTCATCGCCACCTCAAAAAATAATGACATCACCACCTTGGGCAGGGGCGGATCGGATTACACTGCGGCTATTTACGCAGCCGCCTTGGAAGCTGACATTTTGGAGATTTGGACCGATGTTAGTGGCATGTACACAGCCAATCCCAAAATGGTAAAACAAGCCAAGCCCATTACCCATATTTCCTATGAGGAAGCGATGGAACTTTCCCATTTTGGGGCAAAAGTACTATACCCTCCAACGATACAGCCTGTGTTGTCCAAGGGAATTTCCATCTTGATAAAAAATACCTTTAAACCTGATGAGGCTGGCACCCTTATAACGAAATCAAAGAACGAAGGAGGAAAAACGGTTCGTGGTATAAGCCATATTGCCAATATGGCCCTACTCTCTTTAGAAGGACCCGGAATGGTTGGGATTCCAGGTATTTCCAAACGCTTTTTCGAGGTACTGTCACAAGCAAATATAAGTGTCGTCCTTATTACACAAGCCTCCTCTGAACACTCAATATGTGTTGGGGTATCCGCAGATGACATTGAAAAATCCGTTGAAGTGGTAAACGAAGCTTTTGCCTATGAAATTGAAAGGGGGAAAATCCAGGAAGTTATACCGGAGAAGGGACTGGCCATTGTAGCACTAGTAGGCGATAATATGAAAAGCCACCAAGGACTCAGTGGAAAAATGTTCAGCACGCTTGGCAAGAACAATGTGAATATTAGGGTGATTGCCCAAGGGGCATCAGAACGCAACATATCCTGTGTTATCAACGAAAAGGATGTGAAAAAGGCCCTTAATGCACTCCACGAAGAGTTCTTTGAAGAAAACGTTAAGCAACTCAATCTGTTTGTAATGGGTGTTGGGAATGTTGGTGCCAAATTCCTAAACCAAATTAAATCACAGGAAAAATACCTAAAAAAGAATTTAAAGCTGAATGTTCGGGTGGTTGGCATTTCCAACTCCAGGACCATGCATTTTGATGAAAAGGGAATACAATTGGATACTTGGCAAGATACTTTGTCCGGTGGACAAAAAGCCGATAAGAAACTTTTCATCGATAAGGTGAGGGACCTTAATTTGCGAAATAGCATATTTGTGGACAATACCGCAAGTGCGGAAATAGCGGGCACTTACCCTGATTTTTTGAGTAACAGCATATCCGTAGTTACGTGTAACAAAATTGCCTGTTCCTCAGAGTTTACTAATTATGCACGCCTAAAATCCCTCGCCAGGGAATACAATGCGCCGTTTTTGTTCGAAACCAATGTGGGTGCTGGATTACCTATCTTGGACACTTTGAAAAACTTGATTGCTTCCGGAGACAAAATTCTTAAGATACAGGCGGTTCTGTCTGGAAGCTTAAACTTTGTCTTTAATAATTTCAATGATACAAACACGTTTCACGATATCGTAAAAAAGGCTCAAGAGGAAGGGTATACGGAGCCAGACCCAAAGATAGACCTAAGTGGAATTGATGTAATGCGGAAAATCCTCATTTTGGCAAGGGAGAGCGGCTATGTTTTGGAAATAGACGATATCAAGAACAATTCCTTTCTGCCCAAAGAAAGTTTGGATACCACGAACAACGATGATTTCTTTACATCCTTGGTCAAATATGAGTCGGATTTTCAGAAAATATATGCCGATGCCAAAGCGAAAAACTGTAAGCTCAAATATGTGGCTCAGTTTGAAAATGGCAAAGCTAGCGTAGGACTTCAGGAAATTCCAGAAGGTCATGATTTTTATAATCTGGAGGGAAGTGATAATATCGTATTGTTTTTCACCGAAAGATACAGGAACCTTCCATTGATTATTAAGGGAGCAGGTGCAGGTTCCGATGTAACGGCGTCGGGTATTTTTGCGGATATTATTAGAATAGGTAACTTTTAA
- a CDS encoding NAD(P)H-hydrate dehydratase has translation MKVFTAEQIYKADKVTLEKQQISSDALMERAALQIFQWMHLRMQGAPVKIHLFCGIGNNGGDGIALARHLFEHGYEIAVYVVKYSDKRSKDFMINLDRLKDRKIWPVYMDADTDMPEIHPNDIIVDAIFGIGLNRTPDAWVAQIIKHLNTSKAFILSVDIPSGLFTDSVPEDKEAVIKANYVLSFQVPKLVFFLPQTGIYVDHWEVLDIGLDTDFLMNAKTDYELISKNEVLQFYRPREKYSHKGTYGHALIIGGSYGKIGAVTLASSAALKVGSGLVTAYVPECGYEILQTAIPEVMVISNGKSNIEDIEFDLEPTAVGIGIGMGTTDTSVKALENFLNRNKLPLVIDADALNILSQNQELLDLIPEKSILTPHPKELERLVGKWKDDFEKLEKVKRFSKERKLVVVIKGAHTITLFDGRGYINTTGNPGMATAGSGDTLTGIITGLMAQGYPSLQAAIFGVYIHGRSGDIAIEETGYQALIASDITKSIGSAFLDLFKVSEHERSDTSEKES, from the coding sequence ATGAAGGTTTTTACTGCAGAACAAATTTATAAAGCCGATAAAGTAACCCTTGAGAAACAACAGATATCAAGTGATGCATTAATGGAAAGGGCGGCCCTACAAATCTTTCAATGGATGCATTTGAGAATGCAGGGGGCACCGGTAAAAATCCATCTATTCTGTGGTATAGGAAATAACGGTGGCGATGGTATTGCGCTGGCCAGGCATTTGTTCGAGCATGGTTATGAAATTGCTGTGTACGTGGTTAAGTATAGCGATAAACGATCCAAGGATTTCATGATCAATTTGGATCGATTGAAAGATCGTAAAATCTGGCCTGTTTACATGGATGCCGATACTGATATGCCAGAAATTCATCCAAACGATATTATCGTGGATGCCATTTTTGGGATAGGGTTGAACAGAACGCCCGATGCTTGGGTGGCCCAAATAATCAAGCATTTGAATACTTCCAAGGCGTTTATCCTTTCGGTGGATATTCCATCAGGGTTGTTTACGGACAGCGTTCCGGAGGACAAAGAAGCAGTAATTAAGGCCAATTATGTGTTAAGTTTTCAGGTGCCAAAGTTGGTTTTCTTTCTTCCCCAAACCGGAATTTATGTAGATCACTGGGAGGTGTTGGATATTGGACTTGATACCGATTTTTTGATGAACGCAAAAACGGACTACGAGCTGATATCTAAAAATGAGGTGCTTCAATTTTATCGCCCAAGAGAAAAATATTCGCACAAAGGCACCTACGGACATGCCCTTATAATTGGTGGGAGCTATGGAAAAATTGGTGCAGTAACCCTAGCTAGTAGTGCGGCATTGAAGGTAGGAAGTGGGTTGGTGACTGCCTATGTCCCGGAGTGTGGTTATGAAATTTTGCAGACTGCGATACCTGAGGTGATGGTAATATCCAATGGTAAATCCAATATAGAAGATATTGAGTTTGACCTGGAGCCCACTGCGGTTGGTATTGGAATAGGCATGGGGACAACGGACACATCTGTGAAGGCGCTTGAGAATTTTTTAAACCGAAATAAATTGCCTCTTGTCATAGATGCGGATGCACTGAACATTCTTTCCCAAAACCAAGAGCTTTTGGACCTCATCCCGGAAAAATCCATTTTAACACCGCACCCCAAGGAATTGGAGCGACTTGTAGGCAAATGGAAGGACGATTTTGAAAAGTTGGAAAAGGTGAAGCGCTTTTCCAAAGAGCGCAAGCTAGTCGTTGTTATCAAGGGAGCCCACACCATAACCCTATTTGATGGGAGGGGATATATAAACACTACGGGTAATCCAGGGATGGCCACAGCGGGCAGCGGCGATACCCTGACCGGTATCATAACGGGCTTAATGGCACAGGGATACCCAAGTCTACAGGCTGCCATTTTTGGGGTCTATATCCACGGAAGGTCTGGGGACATTGCCATAGAGGAAACAGGGTATCAGGCTTTGATCGCTTCGGATATTACTAAAAGTATCGGTAGTGCGTTTTTGGATTTGTTCAAGGTATCGGAGCATGAGCGTTCGGATACCTCTGAAAAGGAAAGCTAG
- a CDS encoding STAS/SEC14 domain-containing protein gives MKVGSVNKKIIVREYNLEVGKIQVFDDYMVSIFDEGATLTLERAYQIIGISEIHFRDKNFGFISLRKNSYAIDPTIYSYLKELENLKAFAIVSVKEIDMHNFKIEKLFYKKPMKFFIEYENALKWVKRRISAK, from the coding sequence ATGAAGGTAGGATCTGTGAATAAAAAGATCATCGTGCGTGAGTACAACCTGGAGGTTGGAAAAATTCAGGTTTTTGACGATTATATGGTTTCCATTTTTGATGAGGGTGCCACGTTAACTTTAGAAAGGGCGTATCAAATAATAGGGATTTCTGAAATTCATTTCAGGGACAAAAATTTCGGATTTATAAGTCTTAGAAAAAACTCCTATGCTATAGACCCCACTATATACAGCTATTTAAAAGAGCTAGAGAACCTAAAGGCATTTGCTATCGTTTCCGTTAAGGAAATAGATATGCACAATTTCAAGATAGAAAAACTCTTCTATAAAAAACCGATGAAGTTTTTCATTGAATATGAAAATGCCCTTAAATGGGTCAAAAGAAGAATCAGCGCCAAGTAA
- a CDS encoding ATP-dependent Clp protease ATP-binding subunit: MDDNFSPRVKDVIAYSKEEALRLGHDFIGTEHLMLGLLRDGSGKAISILDALDVDLEHLRRKVEILSPSNPNAGSVQKDKKNLHLTRQAERALKTTFLEAKLFQSSSINTAHLLLCILRNENDPTTKLLHKLKVDYDGVKEQFKFMITSDDEIVDSPTSESFPSDSDESNEGKESNFGTNPGNKSSKKSKTPVLDNFGRDLTLMAEENKLDPVVGREKEIERVSQILSRRKKNNPLLIGEPGVGKSAIAEGLALRIINKKVSRILYNKRVVTLDLASLVAGTKYRGQFEERMKAVMNELEKNDDVILFIDEIHTIVGAGGATGSLDASNMFKPALARGEIQCIGATTLDEYRQYIEKDGALERRFQKVIVEPTSVDETIEILHNIKGKYEDHHNVSYTDEAIEACVKLTNRYMTDRFLPDKAIDALDEAGSRVHIVNMDVPKQILELEKQLEDVRELKNSVVKKQKYEEAAKLRDDEKRLEKDLAIAQEKWEDESKLHKETVTEDNVADVVSMMSGIPVNRIAQTESNKLAGLPKLIKANVIGQDEAVAKVSKAIQRNRAGLKDPNKPIGSFIFLGQTGVGKTQLAKVMAKELFDSEDALIRIDMSEYMEKFAISRLVGAPPGYVGYEEGGQLTEKVRRKPYSVILLDEVEKAHPDVFNMLLQVLDDGYLTDSLGRKIDFRNTIIIMTSNIGARQLKDFGQGVGFGTAAKKEQADTHQKGVIENALKKAFAPEFLNRIDDVIVFNPLEREHIHQIIDIELSKLYKRIKGIGYELKLSEAAKDYIAEKGFDKQYGARPLKRAIQKYIEDVLAGEIVNSKLAEGDTISMDLDEKKEELTIKIDKPQESPKSE, from the coding sequence ATGGACGATAATTTTTCACCTAGAGTAAAAGATGTAATTGCATACAGCAAAGAGGAAGCTTTACGTCTTGGTCATGATTTTATAGGTACAGAGCATTTAATGTTGGGCCTTTTGAGGGATGGTAGTGGAAAAGCAATAAGTATCTTGGATGCCTTGGACGTAGATTTAGAACATTTGCGAAGAAAGGTCGAAATACTTAGTCCTTCCAACCCAAACGCGGGGAGCGTTCAAAAAGACAAGAAAAACCTTCATTTGACGCGCCAAGCGGAAAGAGCTTTGAAAACCACATTTTTAGAGGCCAAACTTTTCCAAAGTAGTTCCATAAATACGGCACATTTGCTTTTATGTATCCTACGGAACGAAAATGACCCCACCACAAAACTCCTTCACAAGTTGAAAGTGGACTATGACGGGGTCAAGGAACAGTTCAAGTTTATGATAACCAGCGATGACGAAATTGTAGATTCGCCTACTTCCGAGTCGTTTCCTAGTGACTCAGATGAATCCAATGAAGGAAAGGAGAGTAACTTTGGAACCAACCCTGGAAATAAAAGTTCCAAAAAATCCAAAACCCCGGTATTGGATAATTTCGGAAGGGACCTTACCCTTATGGCCGAAGAAAACAAGCTAGACCCTGTTGTAGGAAGGGAGAAGGAAATAGAACGTGTTTCACAAATATTGAGCAGAAGGAAAAAGAACAACCCGTTATTAATAGGCGAACCTGGTGTGGGAAAAAGTGCCATAGCTGAAGGTTTGGCCCTAAGAATCATCAATAAAAAGGTTTCACGCATTCTTTATAATAAAAGGGTGGTCACTTTGGATTTGGCTTCGCTTGTAGCCGGTACAAAATATAGGGGCCAATTCGAAGAGCGTATGAAGGCCGTAATGAACGAGCTTGAGAAAAACGATGATGTCATATTGTTCATAGACGAAATTCATACCATTGTAGGCGCCGGTGGCGCTACCGGTAGCTTGGACGCTTCCAATATGTTCAAACCGGCACTTGCCAGAGGGGAAATCCAATGTATAGGGGCTACCACTTTGGACGAGTATAGGCAATATATCGAGAAGGACGGTGCCTTGGAAAGAAGGTTCCAAAAAGTGATCGTTGAACCTACAAGTGTGGACGAGACCATAGAGATATTGCACAATATAAAAGGAAAGTATGAGGACCATCACAATGTCAGTTACACGGATGAAGCAATTGAGGCATGCGTAAAACTAACCAATAGGTACATGACGGACAGGTTCCTTCCAGACAAGGCCATTGATGCATTGGATGAAGCCGGTTCAAGGGTACACATAGTTAATATGGATGTCCCTAAACAAATTCTTGAATTGGAGAAGCAATTGGAAGATGTACGCGAACTCAAAAATTCAGTTGTTAAAAAACAAAAGTATGAAGAGGCCGCAAAACTGAGGGACGACGAAAAAAGACTTGAAAAGGATTTGGCTATTGCCCAAGAAAAATGGGAGGATGAAAGTAAGCTTCACAAAGAGACTGTTACGGAGGACAACGTTGCAGACGTGGTTTCGATGATGAGTGGAATCCCAGTTAATAGGATTGCCCAAACCGAAAGTAATAAATTGGCGGGGCTACCAAAACTTATCAAAGCGAACGTGATCGGTCAAGATGAGGCGGTAGCCAAGGTTTCCAAGGCCATACAAAGAAACAGGGCGGGTTTGAAGGACCCCAACAAACCTATAGGTTCCTTTATATTTTTAGGACAGACAGGAGTAGGAAAAACCCAATTGGCCAAGGTTATGGCAAAGGAGCTTTTTGATTCGGAAGACGCCTTAATCCGGATCGATATGAGCGAATACATGGAAAAATTTGCTATATCTAGATTGGTAGGTGCACCTCCAGGATATGTTGGATATGAGGAAGGTGGCCAATTGACCGAAAAAGTAAGGAGAAAACCTTATTCAGTTATTTTATTGGACGAGGTTGAAAAAGCGCATCCGGATGTATTCAATATGTTACTACAGGTATTGGACGATGGGTATCTAACGGATAGTCTGGGAAGAAAAATAGACTTTAGGAATACCATTATCATTATGACCTCCAATATTGGAGCCCGTCAATTAAAGGATTTTGGACAAGGCGTGGGCTTTGGAACCGCCGCTAAAAAGGAACAGGCGGACACACATCAAAAAGGGGTCATTGAAAATGCTTTGAAAAAGGCGTTTGCTCCAGAATTCCTAAATAGGATTGACGATGTCATCGTCTTTAATCCTTTGGAAAGGGAACATATCCATCAAATTATTGATATTGAACTTTCCAAATTGTACAAACGAATCAAGGGAATTGGTTATGAATTAAAACTTTCCGAAGCTGCAAAGGACTATATAGCGGAAAAAGGTTTTGATAAACAATACGGTGCCAGACCCCTAAAAAGAGCTATTCAGAAATACATTGAGGATGTTTTGGCAGGAGAGATCGTAAATTCCAAGTTGGCTGAAGGAGATACCATTTCTATGGATTTGGACGAGAAAAAGGAAGAACTTACCATTAAGATTGACAAACCACAAGAGTCTCCAAAATCTGAATAA